The Cellulophaga sp. L1A9 genome window below encodes:
- a CDS encoding PAS domain-containing sensor histidine kinase, giving the protein MEVNRHNTSVQDLYQEIEQLKEQNKKLLLFHSSKQEIQKSYDELLLKLNTESEAYTHTILDNMGDSVFVKDNHSRLLLVNNAFCEMFEMSRDDVLGKTLAEDVAECERDQFLKIDKQVLLDGIENISEESITLESGNQRLISTRKSRFINASGEKFIIGAIRDITINKKAEKALIESESQLRELNITKDKLFAIIGHDLRSPFNNILTLSGLIEDAIKEEDVSSLSEYVSLIKTTSNSTLSLLENLLTWSNSQKEHVNSQKEKLNIQNLIEEVQEFIKQLAKTKDIAIKEPVLEGLEIYSDEKMLKTILRNLLSNAVKFTRSGGDIGVSVVKKQDTLEFIVSDTGVGMSAKVCERLFEVGTNVSSRGTANEMGSGFGLVLCKEFVEKLGGQIWVESQEGKGSDFKFTLPMC; this is encoded by the coding sequence ATGGAAGTCAACCGCCATAATACTAGCGTTCAAGATTTATATCAAGAAATAGAACAATTAAAAGAACAAAATAAGAAATTACTTTTGTTTCATTCCTCCAAACAAGAAATTCAGAAATCTTACGATGAATTATTGCTAAAGTTGAATACAGAAAGTGAAGCCTATACCCATACTATTTTAGATAATATGGGAGACTCGGTTTTTGTTAAAGACAACCATAGCAGATTGTTATTAGTAAATAATGCTTTTTGTGAAATGTTTGAGATGTCTAGGGATGATGTTTTAGGTAAAACATTGGCAGAAGATGTTGCGGAATGTGAAAGAGATCAATTTTTGAAAATTGATAAACAAGTACTTTTAGACGGCATTGAAAATATCAGTGAAGAATCCATCACTCTGGAGAGCGGAAATCAGCGATTAATATCTACTAGAAAATCTCGATTTATTAATGCTTCTGGAGAAAAATTTATAATTGGTGCAATTAGAGATATTACCATCAATAAGAAGGCGGAAAAAGCACTTATTGAAAGCGAAAGTCAGTTGCGAGAACTGAACATAACAAAAGATAAACTTTTCGCTATTATAGGTCATGACTTAAGGAGCCCGTTTAACAATATTCTCACCTTGTCAGGGTTGATTGAAGATGCTATAAAAGAGGAAGATGTTTCATCATTAAGTGAATATGTAAGTTTAATTAAAACAACCTCTAATTCAACACTTTCGTTGCTAGAAAATTTATTAACCTGGTCCAATTCGCAAAAAGAGCATGTTAATTCACAAAAGGAAAAATTGAATATTCAGAACTTAATAGAAGAAGTTCAGGAGTTTATTAAGCAATTGGCAAAAACAAAGGATATTGCTATTAAGGAACCAGTATTGGAAGGTCTTGAGATTTATTCTGACGAGAAAATGCTTAAAACTATTCTTAGAAATTTATTATCTAATGCCGTAAAGTTTACTAGATCTGGAGGAGATATTGGTGTATCGGTAGTTAAAAAGCAGGATACGTTAGAATTTATAGTTTCGGATACGGGCGTTGGGATGAGTGCAAAGGTTTGTGAAAGGTTGTTTGAAGTAGGTACAAATGTATCCTCTAGAGGTACGGCAAATGAAATGGGTTCTGGATTTGGTTTGGTTCTTTGTAAAGAATTTGTAGAAAAATTAGGAGGTCAAATTTGGGTAGAAAGTCAAGAAGGAAAGGGGAGCGACTTTAAGTTTACCTTACCAATGTGCTAG
- a CDS encoding cell division ATP-binding protein FtsE, translating into MAESVLKLKDVSVFQKENLVLNDINLEIKQGEFIYLIGKTGSGKSSFMKTLYGDLPLDHGEGSIVDFDLRKLKEKDIPFLRRKLGIVFQDFKLLPDRSINNNLLFVLKATGWKDKSKMDTQIETVLDKVGMKTKGFKFPHELSGGEQQRIAIARALLNDPELILADEPTGNLDPQTSVEVMKVLQEINKTGRTILMATHDYALILKYPSKTLKCDGNKVFEVVQKAV; encoded by the coding sequence ATGGCTGAGAGCGTATTAAAATTAAAAGATGTTTCCGTTTTCCAAAAAGAAAACTTGGTTTTAAATGATATTAATCTTGAAATAAAACAAGGTGAGTTTATCTATTTAATTGGAAAAACAGGAAGCGGAAAAAGCAGCTTTATGAAAACCCTGTATGGCGATTTGCCCTTAGACCATGGAGAAGGAAGCATTGTCGATTTTGATTTGAGAAAATTAAAAGAAAAAGACATTCCTTTTTTAAGACGCAAATTAGGTATCGTTTTTCAGGATTTTAAACTCCTACCTGATCGCAGCATTAATAACAATTTATTGTTTGTTTTAAAAGCTACGGGCTGGAAAGACAAATCTAAAATGGATACTCAAATAGAAACGGTTTTAGATAAAGTAGGAATGAAAACCAAAGGTTTTAAATTTCCACATGAACTTTCTGGAGGAGAACAGCAACGTATTGCTATTGCACGAGCCTTACTAAATGACCCAGAGCTAATTTTAGCCGATGAGCCCACAGGAAACCTAGATCCTCAAACGAGTGTAGAAGTCATGAAAGTGCTTCAGGAAATAAATAAAACAGGACGTACCATTTTAATGGCGACTCATGATTATGCTCTGATTTTAAAATACCCTTCAAAAACGCTTAAATGTGATGGGAACAAGGTTTTTGAAGTCGTACAAAAAGCTGTTTAA
- a CDS encoding NUDIX domain-containing protein has product MILKKEIFKPDKKIKPFIGILLFLVSVILSILTIPLGFVYGFFYNLFTKGIKGLGEYSLKIAISIDQLGNVAMQHLINTLWITPLGYKFGNRDETISSALGRNKQLDTLTGFGKFIDAILDKLDPNHSLNSIDYYIEPTDQIIENIAWVHIDNYQILCTRSIGKNKCYIPGGKREDEETDHVALLREIKKELNVDLLVKTLDFLGVFEAQADGYKPGTLIRMTCYFAEYIGKLKVSSEIEEIVWLNYEDKELVSEVDQIIFDYLHHEGLLQ; this is encoded by the coding sequence ATGATCCTAAAAAAAGAAATTTTTAAGCCCGATAAAAAGATAAAACCATTTATCGGGATACTGTTATTTTTAGTTTCCGTTATTTTATCTATACTCACCATTCCCTTAGGGTTTGTGTATGGTTTTTTTTATAACTTATTTACAAAAGGGATTAAAGGTCTTGGAGAATATTCCTTAAAAATTGCCATTTCAATTGATCAATTAGGAAATGTTGCCATGCAGCACCTCATTAACACCCTATGGATAACGCCACTAGGATATAAATTTGGTAACAGAGACGAAACAATCTCTAGTGCTTTAGGCAGAAATAAACAATTAGATACTCTTACTGGTTTCGGCAAGTTTATTGATGCCATTTTAGATAAATTAGACCCTAATCATTCCCTAAACTCCATTGACTACTATATTGAACCTACAGATCAAATCATTGAAAATATAGCTTGGGTTCATATTGATAATTATCAAATTTTATGCACCCGTAGCATAGGAAAAAACAAGTGCTATATCCCCGGAGGCAAAAGAGAAGATGAAGAAACAGATCATGTTGCTCTTTTACGCGAAATTAAAAAGGAATTAAATGTTGATTTACTTGTAAAAACCTTAGATTTCTTAGGTGTTTTTGAAGCACAAGCAGATGGCTACAAACCAGGAACTTTGATTCGAATGACTTGCTATTTTGCGGAATATATAGGCAAACTGAAAGTATCTTCAGAGATTGAAGAAATTGTTTGGTTAAATTACGAAGACAAAGAACTTGTTTCCGAGGTAGATCAAATCATATTTGACTACTTACATCACGAGGGTTTACTCCAGTGA
- the ppgK gene encoding polyphosphate--glucose phosphotransferase, whose translation MTLLGIDIGGSGMKGALVNTVTGEILTERFRIETPKSKKPEDMAEVFAKIVKHFNYQGPIGCGFPTIIKNGICKSHGNLSKKWLGVNAEELFSDYTGFPVTVINDADAAGYATMNYGIGKGKKGLVIMITIGTGLGSGAFFNGELLPNFELGQIPYKKHDKFEHYAAASIKEKEKLSYKHWGKRFNKFLEYIEIIVSPDLIIIGGGTSKDFDEFEKYIKIDTPVIAAELQNYAGIIGAATAAYKKKK comes from the coding sequence ATGACTTTATTAGGAATTGATATTGGAGGCTCAGGAATGAAAGGAGCACTAGTGAATACCGTAACTGGTGAAATACTTACCGAGCGTTTCAGAATAGAAACTCCGAAATCAAAAAAGCCAGAAGATATGGCCGAAGTATTTGCCAAAATTGTAAAACATTTTAATTATCAAGGACCTATTGGCTGTGGTTTTCCTACGATTATCAAAAATGGCATCTGTAAATCTCACGGAAATTTAAGCAAAAAATGGCTTGGGGTAAACGCTGAAGAACTTTTTAGTGATTATACTGGTTTCCCTGTCACTGTAATTAACGATGCCGATGCCGCTGGTTACGCCACCATGAACTACGGAATTGGAAAAGGAAAAAAAGGCTTAGTAATTATGATTACTATAGGCACTGGATTAGGAAGTGGTGCCTTTTTTAACGGAGAATTATTGCCAAATTTTGAATTAGGCCAAATACCTTATAAAAAACACGATAAATTTGAACATTACGCCGCAGCCTCCATTAAAGAAAAAGAAAAATTAAGCTATAAGCATTGGGGCAAAAGGTTCAATAAATTTCTCGAATATATTGAAATCATAGTTTCACCAGATTTAATCATAATAGGCGGAGGTACTTCTAAAGATTTTGATGAGTTTGAAAAATACATAAAGATTGATACTCCTGTGATTGCTGCCGAATTGCAAAACTACGCAGGAATCATTGGCGCCGCAACTGCCGCTTACAAAAAGAAAAAATAA